The Thermococcus sibiricus MM 739 DNA window GAGGCAATAATCGATATTTTACACCACACAATGGGCACACTAAATGGGGGAGGCACCCTCGCTCCACAACAAGTTACAGCTGGTATAGCACTTTTTGACGAGGAGTATAATCAACTTTTACAAGAAGGCATAGTCTCAGAAAGTATATCTCATGAATTTTCTGCTTATACTGATTTCTATGTATCCGAAAGCGATGTAATTCGAGAAATTGACGACAATCAGCCATTTGTACTAAGCATGAATTATCACTGGTTTAATGGTCATGCGGTTGCAGTAATTGGCTATACCGGATGGAAGTACAACGATGGTGGTTTAGAATATGTTGAGTTAAGTTACATAATTGTTCACGATCCTAACAAGCCGGGAGAAGATGATTACATAGCTTGGAATGACTGGACAAGTGCAGCGGCAAGTTTCATCACTGCAACAGAGGTGTAAACCCATGAAGAAAAATTTTGTTCTTTTGCTTGTTTCATTCTTTTTCCTTGTTGGAGTTTTGTTTAAATTGTCTGACAGGACAATACTGTTTGTTCCCTTCTTTATATTTGCCCTCGTCTTCTCGTTTACTAGCGAAAAGCCTCTAATTGGATTTGCTGCATTTGGAGGGAGCTTGTTGTTTTCCAAAGTAGTTGAGGAATGTTGGGCACTTTTTTCTGACCTTTATAAAATTCAGGGATGGGTAGCTTGGATTATTGGAATATTTGTGCCGAGTATTATATTCTCCCATTTTGTATCCAAAATTACACAAAAAAGCAAGCGTACTGTTTTCATTGTTTTCGTTCTTTTCCTAATCTTAACAAGCATGAATATAGACTCACCCCCGCAAGGAGTTGCATTTCGAACAGCTTATGCCCTTGGAGCATCTTCTAAGGACTATGATGATAACTGGCTTGAGGGTTATCCCTTCCTACCCAAGCGCTATGGTGGATTATGGGCAGGAAAGATCTCCCAGTATTATGTTGCAGTATACGTTTGGCGGTGCCATACTTTCTGCCCATTAGGAGGATCCCTATGCCGGAAGGCGTATGATAAATCTTTGAAGAACTTAAAACTGAGGGGATTTAAGGAGCAGAACATTATAACAAAACGGAGAGCGGAGAGCAAGAGTTTGCTCTCAAATGGGACAACCATGATATATCTCGAATGCTCGGGAGAAGTTGGGTACCAAAGGCTAATCTTCCTTGTTGGGAACGCCAACGAAACTGAAAATTTTCTCCGGTTTATTGGGGAACTTAGATAAGTTAAAGATTGTTGCAATTGCAAATCAAAGGCATGGTTCGAACTTGAAAACTCTGATAAGCTTTCACGAACCCCTGTCCATTAAGCCGGAACATTATTGCGGTCAGCCCCGCGAAACCTCCTCACCACTCAGGGGGCTCCAGACTCATCATTCCATTTTTTTATGTAAACCTTCTTCTTTTAATCTTTTGTTTTAAGGTGAGATTGCTTAAGAAGTGAGAAAAAATTAACAAAATGGCCCCCATTGGTTAGATAACATAATGTTCAGGTCTCCTATCTTTAAACAGGTCATTGAACTCGTTAAGCTTTTTATTCCTTGCTTTCTCTACGTTTATTTCCACTAATCCAACTTCCTCCTTGTTCTCGCTTGCCCTGAGCAGGATCTCTGCTTTTGGTGAGTTTATCTGGCTCATCCCTATGAATCTCAACCCCCTCTCCTCTCCGATTCTATTTGCGGTTATGCTAAACACCCTGTTTTCAAGGCTCCTTATTGGCATGGCCTTTGGTGCGTAGGGCAGAACGAGGTTTGCAGGATGTGCAACTATGTCAGCTCCTTTAAGAGCAAGAGTTCTCATGGCTTCTGGAAAAATCCAGTCAAAACATATCATAATTCCAACTTTCGCTATGCCTATGTTGAACACATGAAACCCGAGATTTCCGGGCTCAAAGAAGAGCTTCTCCCTGTAAAATAGATGAATCTTGCGATACTTCCCTATATAGCCCCCTCCTATTGGGCCTACTATTACGGCAGAATTATAGAGTTTCCCTTTTTCATCTTTTTCCGCAGTCCCGGCCACTATAAACATATCATGCTCCTTTGCCTGCTCCATTAGAAATTGGGTTGTTTCACCATCCGGGATTTGCTGAGCTATTTCTTCCACTTCTTCCTTGGTTTCAAAATTATACCCTACATCAAAAAGCTCCGGTAATACAATTAACTTAGCATTTTGTTTTGCGGCATCTTTTATCAGCGTTTCAGCTTTGCTTAAATTAGCATTTAGATCCAAAAGCTTCGGTTCCATTTGGATAAACCCGATCTTCATTATGTACCCCTCATTAGATATATGGGTTGGATGATTAATAACTTATCGAAAGCCATCTCTACTATTGGAACGCAACATTTCAAAATATAATTCACTGAATCCAAATACACATCTTTTGAGGCTTTTAATATAATTCAAAGATTAAACTATTCTTTGTTTGCATAAAAGTTTGCTAATAACATCACAAGGACAATAAATCATAAGCTAAAAGCTTTTTATAAGGTATAACGGGCTTAAATTCCTGGTAGATATTTGAAATAAAGAAAAAGCTCTGATTAGTCAAAATCTCTTTCAAACCCTCTTGTTTTGTTCTTTTTGTTTTTGCTATAATCTAATTTCTTTTGGGGGAAAAGCTTAAAAACCAAGCGAAGTGAGCTTAGTCTGGAACGATTATTGGGGTGATGATCATGAAGAGAAGACCAAGGAAATGGAAAAAGAAAGGAAGAATGAGATGGAAATGGATAAAAAAGAGAATTAGGAGATTAAAGAGGCAGAGAAAGAAGGAAAGAGGGATTATTTGATATCCTTCCCTTATCTTTACACTTCCCCTTTTTGAGTGGTAACAATGGAGGTTTTTCCACTTTATGAAAAACTTTCCCTTGACTTCGAGACTTCTCTTGGAAAAACTCTTGTATTAGCAGATCCTCACATAGGATTCGAACTTTCAAGAGGTTTAAGAATCAGAACAAGGTTTGAAAAGTTCCTTGCAGATTTTATAAAGTCAAAGAATCCCGATTTACTTATTATTCTAGGAGATGTTAAAGAACCCATTGGATTGGGAGCGTTCACTAAGAAGCTCCTAATTGAATTCTTTTCTGAAATTAGTGAGTTTAAAACCGTTATTACAAAGGGGAATCACGATGGAAAGATAGAAGAAATAACAGAGGCCTTTGATAACATAAAAATTACAGATTACTTTCTTCTTGATGGCACACTTTTTCTCCATGGGCATCAGCTGCTTCCGGGTGTTAAATTTGAGAAGGCTATCTTGGGCCATATACACCCCGCAATTAGTGTAAGAATCGGAAGCGCAGTTAAGAAAACTAAATGTTTTTTTAAAATTAACAAATTTTTGATCCTCCCCACTGTAAATCCTTACATAGAAGGTTTTGATGTTAGAGAGGGAATAAAAATGGTGCCCTTCTTAAAGCAATCTCCAATGGGAGAAGCATATTTACCTGATGGTACATACCTTGGAGTTATTGAACTCAACCCAAAAACTTAAAATATATGAAGATAAATCTTCATAGGTGTGAATTGGGTATGGGGGACATCTATGAGAAACTAGAGGGCTTGTTAAAAAACCTCGGTTTTAAGAAAAATGAACTCAGGATATACCAGCTCCTTCTTGAAAAGAACAGTGCTATGCATATTACAGAAATAAAAGAGGAGCTTGGAATAAGTGAAAGAAGCGTCAGGGAGCATGTACTCAACCTTTATAGACGAGGAGTTCTTAAAAGAGAGCTCATACAGAAGGGATGGCTTGGCTATGTTTATTCAGCAGTCTCACCAGCAGAACTTTTGACAAAAATCAGGGAAAATATGGTAAAAAAGATAAATGAGCTGGAAAAAGAACTAAAAAGAGATAATATTCAATGATTTTAATATCTCAAGGGCCTTTTCAAGTTTTTCACGATCTATATCCCCAAATTCTTCTTTTAATGCTGTGTAAGCTTCCTCTTTTGGTAACATTTCTCCGAGCATTAACAACTCATGAAGAAGAATCGCTGTTTTTCTATCCTCCAAAATTTTGGTCAATTTTTCTCCTTTATCTTTGTCTATTTGCATTATAGACCTCGGGGAGATTAGCCCTTTCTTTTTCCAATCCAACCAAGGTTCATATTTAAATTCATGACCAATGTGTAGACCCAAAAATCTTGAATCCCTGTATAATCCGTCCATGACAAGCTTCTCGGCCACTTCAAGGTCTCTTTCCATGTTTAATTCTCCTAAATACTTCATTATATAAGCCCTTGCAAATCTCTTAAGCTCCTTCTCATCCCCTTTTGAGAGAGCTAATGCTGTGGATAAGACCGCTTTTCCAATAATTTCAAGACTATCTTTACTAATTTTCTCAATTGTGTCCTCGCTTGAATGGTAAAACTTATCGGGCCATGTTATAGGCATTACACTTGGAATCCCAAAAAAGTTGAAAACATCATGATCGCTTCCCATCTCGTAGGAATAGCTTTTCATTTTCATCTTTGGTAATGGACTTCCACCAAAACTTTCTCCTCCGGAGTTTGCTAAGTTAATGAAGTACTCCAGTAGTCCGGATATTATAGAGAATCGTGAAAGAGGTGTTTTTATTACCATTATAGTTGATCCAGATCTGTCTTCACTACCACCAACCATGTCTAGATTTATCACTGCATAGTACTCTTCAAGACGGGCCCAATTTTCTATAAAAGCCTGGGTACCATAGTGCTCTGGAATCCAGAGAAATGCAAATCCAAATCTGAAGGAGTCATAGTAAAACTCTTTGAGAATTCTGGCCAGCTCTATCAACATGGCCGCACCACTTGCATTATCATTTGCTCCAGGTTTAGGATGGCACATATGCGCCGTAAAGAGAATGTATGGAGGACTTCCTATTTTAGCATATACAAGAGGTAAGGTTTGTTTCTCTGAGATGACACTCTCAACTTTTAATTTTACCTCTACTTTCTTCCCTTTCTTGAGCTTCTGGATAATCTTATTTGCGAGATCTTCACTAAGAGCAACTGCTGGGATCTTCGCCCATTCTAAGTCCCTTTTTGTTAAGAATAACCCTATATAAGGAAAAGCTTTACCAGAACCTTTTCTATACGCTATAAATCCTAAAGCTCCATTTTCATTGGCCTTTTTATAATTTTCATGCCATTTTTCGCCGATTAGAACTACTTTTTCTTTTGCCTTTTCCCAGTCTTCATCTTTTTCAATTGTTATAACTTCCCCCTCAGTTTCTCCTGGTGGGGAGTGGGCCATTACTACTAAGGGAGTTCTTGATGTCGTTATCTTCTCTCTCCCTATCACTATCTCTCCATAAATTAAATCCCATGCAATGGGGGAGACCAGTGTTAAATGCCATTTTTTCCCATCATATACTTCCTCTAGAAGTTCTGCTTTTATTCCATTTATTCTCAACTCTTCCATAATGTACCTTGCAGCTTGTACCATCTCTTTTGAACCCTGAATTCTGTGGAACTTGGTGAGCTCTCCAATATGGCCTATAACATTTTCAGGATCAAAAACTTCACTTTCTTTCAAAAACTTTCTCATTCACAACACCAGATAAAATAAGTTAGAAATATCAATAAAGTTTACCCTTCTCTTCCAAAAGCTTCTTTCATTAAAGTAGAGGACTCAATCTTCTTCACCAAGTATCTTGGGTAAGGAAAGCATTTTTGGAGCTTCTATGGATTTTATGAGTTTTATTATCTCGGGAGGTTCCATTATCTTTGGCGTTTTTGCAAATGCCTGGTAATCTTCTTCAATTTCTTCTTTTTCTTTGGTTTTGGTGGCTTCTTTTGTACCCTCTGGGATGATCTCAGATTCTAATTTACTGAGTCCGAGTTCTATTTCTTTTAATCTTCTGATCTTTCCGTCTTCTATGCCTTTTTCATATGCTGCCCTTACTTCATTATATATACTAAAGAACTCTGCCTTTTCGTAGATCTCTCTCTTTTTCTTGAAGATCCAGGAGACCCATTCTGTATGCCCCTTATATCCAACAAAGTATCCAAGCCTGTAAGCCTCTTTTATAAGTTTTTGCCTTTTGGTTGCCTTTTCATTCATATTACTCACCAAGGTGCTTCATTGTACACCTCTATACCATTTTCTGTGATCTTTATTTTCTTCAAATTACTATCATGGGAAGTCCCTCTCATTTTTAGTATTTGAAGTGCTCTTATCATGTTGTACTGTCTCATAAAATGATGCATTATTACCACCCCACTGGCCACATAGTAGTCATCTGTGTATTTTTCGGATTCTATCATCTCCGTTATTACGATTGCTGTTATTTCCATGGTAGAAAGCAGTTTTATTAGGCCCACAACTTCTTTTCGTTTATTTTCAGGGTCTTGTACCATGAATTCTAATGGAGTAAAGGAATCTATAACAACTCTTTTTGCATTTTCATGTAATATAATCCTTTTTATTTCCTTTAAAATCTCCTTCCATGTTGGTTTTTTGCCTCCTTGACTTAAAACGGCTCCTAAGTCATATATCACAATCTTTTTGCTTCGAATATGGGACAGAAGATTGAACCTATAATAGAGCATATCTTGGATTATAGTCTTGGAGTCATCAACCAGAGAAATATAAATTCCCTTTTCCCCGTTCTTAGCTCCTTCAACTAGAAACTGGATTCCCAAGGTGGTTTTGCCACTACCCGGGGGCCCGGTAACAACGTAGACTCTGCCGGGGATGAGCCCTCCACCGATGAGGTTGTCAAGCCCTTTTACTCCAGTAGAGACGCGGCTATATATTGGGAGTGATTTATTTTCCATTATGTTCTCCTCCATTTGTATTTTGGCACAGAAATATTTATTTCTTTTTCTTTAAGGATAGGCGAATCATCCCCATGTAATATTTCGATTAAAGAGAAAACGCACTATAAATGAAAATCCAATTCCAATTAAATTCGCAACTAAATAATGGAGGCCCACATGAAGGAGAACTAGGTAAATGGCCCATTGAACCAATGCCCCCGTAAGAGCCGCAAAGTGGAAGTTCAAAAGTCGTAAATAAAGGGCTTTTCTTTTAAGGTCTTTAAATGTCCAAATATCATTCCATACAAAATTATTCAATACTGAAAGCTCTGTAGCAGGAAGTACAGCTAACCTTTTGTCCCAACCTAAAAACTCAACAAATCCCCATAATGTCCCTTCATTGACCAAAACCCCACTTAAACCTACAACAGAGAACTTTACCAACCTATCTATTTCTCCTTCCCATCTCATTAAGCGGTAAAGATGCTTTAAATAATTAAAAATCTGTTTCTGACTCAATTTACTTTCTCCGCCCTTTCTTAACCCAAATGTAAATGGAATCTCAATAACTTTTTCATACTTTCCTTTTATGAGGATCTCCAAAAGTATTTTAAAGCCCACAGGGTTTAAATTGACATTTTCGATGACCTCCCGTTTGAAAGCAAAGAATCCACTTACTGGATCTTTTATATTCCGTATTTTAGGTAATGCGACCCTTCCAACCATGATAGCACCTTTGGAAATAACCTTCCTCCACCAGTACCAATTTTCAGCCTTTCCTCCCTTAACATACCTGCTAGCTATCGATATATCTGCTCCATGTTCAATAGCTTCTATTAGTTTGGGGATAACCTCTGGAGGGTGCTGAAGATCAGCATCCATTACCACAATGATGTCTCCATTAGCTTCTTCAAACCCTCTTATAACTGCTGAAGAAAGGCCTTTTTCGTTTGTTCTTCGTATAACCCTCACAGGATATATTTTTCCGAGGATTTCTGCTTTTTCCCAAGTTTTATCGGGGGAATCATCGTCCACTATTATTATTTCAAAATCTCTATCTTCTAATGCTCTTGAAATTCGTTCAAAAAGTTCCTCTAAATTTTCACGTTCATTGTACGTTGGTATTATTATGGATATCATGAGGACCCCCCAACACTATGCAACC harbors:
- a CDS encoding nitrilase, which codes for MKIGFIQMEPKLLDLNANLSKAETLIKDAAKQNAKLIVLPELFDVGYNFETKEEVEEIAQQIPDGETTQFLMEQAKEHDMFIVAGTAEKDEKGKLYNSAVIVGPIGGGYIGKYRKIHLFYREKLFFEPGNLGFHVFNIGIAKVGIMICFDWIFPEAMRTLALKGADIVAHPANLVLPYAPKAMPIRSLENRVFSITANRIGEERGLRFIGMSQINSPKAEILLRASENKEEVGLVEINVEKARNKKLNEFNDLFKDRRPEHYVI
- a CDS encoding metallophosphoesterase, with translation MEVFPLYEKLSLDFETSLGKTLVLADPHIGFELSRGLRIRTRFEKFLADFIKSKNPDLLIILGDVKEPIGLGAFTKKLLIEFFSEISEFKTVITKGNHDGKIEEITEAFDNIKITDYFLLDGTLFLHGHQLLPGVKFEKAILGHIHPAISVRIGSAVKKTKCFFKINKFLILPTVNPYIEGFDVREGIKMVPFLKQSPMGEAYLPDGTYLGVIELNPKT
- a CDS encoding transcriptional regulator, with amino-acid sequence MGDIYEKLEGLLKNLGFKKNELRIYQLLLEKNSAMHITEIKEELGISERSVREHVLNLYRRGVLKRELIQKGWLGYVYSAVSPAELLTKIRENMVKKINELEKELKRDNIQ
- a CDS encoding DUF4910 domain-containing protein, encoding MRKFLKESEVFDPENVIGHIGELTKFHRIQGSKEMVQAARYIMEELRINGIKAELLEEVYDGKKWHLTLVSPIAWDLIYGEIVIGREKITTSRTPLVVMAHSPPGETEGEVITIEKDEDWEKAKEKVVLIGEKWHENYKKANENGALGFIAYRKGSGKAFPYIGLFLTKRDLEWAKIPAVALSEDLANKIIQKLKKGKKVEVKLKVESVISEKQTLPLVYAKIGSPPYILFTAHMCHPKPGANDNASGAAMLIELARILKEFYYDSFRFGFAFLWIPEHYGTQAFIENWARLEEYYAVINLDMVGGSEDRSGSTIMVIKTPLSRFSIISGLLEYFINLANSGGESFGGSPLPKMKMKSYSYEMGSDHDVFNFFGIPSVMPITWPDKFYHSSEDTIEKISKDSLEIIGKAVLSTALALSKGDEKELKRFARAYIMKYLGELNMERDLEVAEKLVMDGLYRDSRFLGLHIGHEFKYEPWLDWKKKGLISPRSIMQIDKDKGEKLTKILEDRKTAILLHELLMLGEMLPKEEAYTALKEEFGDIDREKLEKALEILKSLNIISF
- a CDS encoding RAD55 family ATPase; translation: MENKSLPIYSRVSTGVKGLDNLIGGGLIPGRVYVVTGPPGSGKTTLGIQFLVEGAKNGEKGIYISLVDDSKTIIQDMLYYRFNLLSHIRSKKIVIYDLGAVLSQGGKKPTWKEILKEIKRIILHENAKRVVIDSFTPLEFMVQDPENKRKEVVGLIKLLSTMEITAIVITEMIESEKYTDDYYVASGVVIMHHFMRQYNMIRALQILKMRGTSHDSNLKKIKITENGIEVYNEAPW
- a CDS encoding glycosyltransferase, whose protein sequence is MISIIIPTYNERENLEELFERISRALEDRDFEIIIVDDDSPDKTWEKAEILGKIYPVRVIRRTNEKGLSSAVIRGFEEANGDIIVVMDADLQHPPEVIPKLIEAIEHGADISIASRYVKGGKAENWYWWRKVISKGAIMVGRVALPKIRNIKDPVSGFFAFKREVIENVNLNPVGFKILLEILIKGKYEKVIEIPFTFGLRKGGESKLSQKQIFNYLKHLYRLMRWEGEIDRLVKFSVVGLSGVLVNEGTLWGFVEFLGWDKRLAVLPATELSVLNNFVWNDIWTFKDLKRKALYLRLLNFHFAALTGALVQWAIYLVLLHVGLHYLVANLIGIGFSFIVRFLFNRNITWG